The Dreissena polymorpha isolate Duluth1 chromosome 8, UMN_Dpol_1.0, whole genome shotgun sequence genome includes the window CCACCCATCCCCCCGCCTCCACCCACTGAGGGCCCAGCCGGCCCCTGGACCCCCAGCACAATTTTAcagttttcagacattttcaactTTCACCCTTGCTATAAGCACACTTCTTATCCTTACTGTTAGCATCGCTTGTAAAGTTTGCATATGCCATAATGATACAATCTTAAATATCATAGTTCAATTTAAGAGTGCATAGATTTTATATAAAaggttttattgtaattttggACATATACTGTCTGAAAAGAGTTACTTGTATAATTTGAGTCGTAATGATTAGAAATGATAATTCATGAATTAAAATATAAGGCAAAAGTTAAGTTAATGTATGTGGATGAGATGTACAGATTTCACAAATTATTTAATATCAACCGATTTTTTGGGGGGCAAAACAAAATCTGGCCAGAATATATTCTTGGGATAACTTAGATGTGAGCATACAATTCTGTATAGAATAAAatctttataacaatacatggattaaattctgtaaaaaaaataatatctgaACAGAAAAATGCATGCAAAAGAACAGAAAAATGCATGCAAAAGATAATGTCAAATATTCAGACAGTCAatataaaaccttttttttttatgatatgaatttttttatacatacatgtattatatagaTGCAAACTAATATATACAGAGagtcaactagaaatggcgcggcagaggcggACGCGTATTCCctcgccgcatgtttgacccaggggcgccccagggttggtaatggggccgtgCATAGTTGAggttgactgtattgtcataagagaagttcagtatcaattagaagtgaatcggtgtagaaatgaagaagttaagtaaaaggcaattttgggtgggtgtggcctttgTGGgcagggcaccccagggttggtaatgaggctatgcatagttgaaaatgaccgtattgtcataagaatagttcagtatcaattagaagtgaatcagtgtagaaatgaagaaattatcgtaaaaggcaattttgtgtgggtgtggcctatttgggcggggcgccccagggttagtaattgggccatgcatagtttagattgaccgtattgtcataagagaagttcagcatcaattagaagtgaatctgtgtagaaattaagaagttatagtaattaaaggcaattttgggtgggtgtggcctatgtgagtggggcgcctcagggttggtaatggggccatgcatagttgagattgaccgtattgtcatgcattgttgagattcaccatattgtcataagagaattgcagtatcaatttgaagtgaatcagtgtagaaatgaagaaattatagtaaaaggcaattttgggtgggtgtggtctttgtgggaggggcgccccagggttggtattggggccatgcatagttgagattgaccgtattgtcataagagatgttcagtatcaatttgaagtaaatcggtgaagaaatgaagaagttaatgtgaaataacatataaaataagtgaaaatctttgatccagccccaccccaacggtaaccccaataacttttgacccaggggtcagatcaaaattgcaaatagtgcagggtcgcacatatgctcatagctaccatgtaagtttcaaggctctagtgcttatagtgtaggaggagatagtggccaggacggaagATGGAGATAACcgcaatatccccactttttctctgaaaagcgtggggataataaattgGACAATTATTTTCTATGATGGTCAGATGGTGTGAGTATAAGAAAATCTGTAATGgtttttgttatcccccgccacaggcagagggatattgttttggcgttgtccgtctggcacttttgtgtccagagccatatcttggaagtgctgtggcggattttcttgaaacttggtatgagtatatatatggataagaagatgatgcacgccaaatggcaatgtacaccatctgataataacagagttatggccctttgtactttaaaaaaatgctttttttgtgtgtccggagccatatcttggaagtgctttggcggacttcattgaaacttggtatgagtatatatatggataagaggatgacgcatgccaaatggcattgtacaccattggataataacagagttatggccctttgtactttgaaaaaatgcttttttgtgtgtccggagccatatcttggaagtgctttgacggatttcattgaaactttgtatgagtatatatatatatatatatatatatatatatatatatatatatatatatatatatatatatatatgaataagaggatgatgcatgttggcgttgtccatctgtccagaaaacttttgtgtcaagaagtaaAATGACGGTGGATATCAATTCaccgaatttgcttgtttgtcaCGCACTACATCATATTAAGTTTTTGCTTTACACCTTTAAAGCGATATCAATAGCTTTCTAATACATGTAGCTAAAAAAAAAGAAGGGCTTGACTTACTTCTACAGATTGGTGTCCACAGGGAACCCTGTCAATTAAAATTAGAGCAAAATCCTGGGAAAAACTGGTGTCCCTCACCAAAATTTGGGGGTCTCGGGGTTCCTGGGACactgttagtgtcgaggcctgaaaAAAGCTTTGAATTTAGTGGCAAGATGATTATGCCTAAATGCATTTAAGTATACGTCATCACATGTAGCATTGCCGTTTCATTTTGTAACTCTATTTAGGAATTGATTGTTTCAACCAGGTTAGTCTTGTAATCATACACACCTTTGACTGACTTAAGTTTTTATGCTCCTTTCAAGGCGGGCATATAGTGATCTcaccgtctgtctttctgtcacacttttgcgtttaggttgcGAAAAATAATCTTAACTTCTATATCGCTTAAGATGTAACctacatatttggtatgcatgtgtatatagacaaggcctttccataggcacaaaaattttgacccctgtgccttgaccttgaacttagggtccgggtttaggttttgaaatctgcgtttaggtttccaaaaaagcgttttttgggcgCATATGTCTTCAGTTAGAGTCAGCTCTTGTTAATGTGAATAATTGGATCCATCATTCACTTTTATGATAACCACCCACCAAAACAGATATTATTGTAACACATTATCATTATATTAAACATATCataagaaaaacaatacataGAGAAACAACACAAACCTGTTTAATAGTTTCAAGCATGTCCCATCATAACTTGCCCTTGAATTATGATTGCCATGTTCTTCTTAATAGTTTCAGAATTTTCTTCAAAGTCAGCTAGCATTTTAGAATATTATAACAATTACAACGTTAAAAAAGTCCAAAAATTGCTTTGAAACTACATGTAAAGCCAGTAACAGGTAAACCATGCTTtagctcaaataaaaaaaacaacatgagtaATAACTCAGTCACTCTGGAATGAATTGTAGATAGCAAGTGTAATAATGCCTTATCATACTACCTCTTCTTAGTCAAAAAATCGGCCTCAGTTTTGTATCAAGAATTAAAATTCTGTCTTGCTGAAATGTAGTCTCAAAAGTCGGCCGTGTACAAGTGAAGAGTGTtaaaattctgtttgctataatAATCTGTACAGATAAATTTGGGCTTCATTGTAATTCTGCCCAGAAAAAGATGTTTTATCTGTTCAGATTTTGAGGCAGATTCTGGGTCTCACTCCAGAGTCTTCTCTGTACAGAATAAATGAATTCTGTCTTCATTCTGGTCAGATTTGGTACAGACTCGGTTCAGATTTTGTGTACAGGTTTGTTAAATTTTTTACCTGACTGACGGAGAGATTATATACAACTTTGCCAATGTTTGTCAAATCTTTAGCACCGACTTAAGACTGGATGGACATATGACTCAGTATATTATTATTGTAGAACCCATTTATACTTCAGCCTGTTCCCATTAATTCCCTGCAAGCTAAATAGTCATTACAAGTTTAAATTGGTGTTAACAAATACAGTAAGATTTAATGTTATATGAAATTTGATATTGAATCTCTTCAGTTCTTATtctcattttaacaatattttttatttagttgttttaatattttggtagaaaatgctGTTAAAAGGACTATCCCACATTATCTTAAACCAGCCAAGAGAAAATTGGATGAAAAGGGAGACAGAAAGACAAAAGAGAAGGTATTTGTGATTTTGTAACCGAAATACTTCTGATGAGATTTTatgatctttttttttaacacaaacaattttCATGCAAATGACATCTTGACCATATGACAGATTTTCATGCAATTTCATAGGAATGTTGCCAATattacaaaatttaatttatacatgtaaatatctGATTGTATTTGTGTCTGTTATAAAACATAAAACCTACAGTTTACAATTAAGAACTATCGGGGCCTTCTCTTGCtgccaggggaagccacccacatcccTCATGGGAGGGGGGTGGGTGGTAAATGGTAAGTAAATGGCATGGGAAAATTGTAGGGTACAGGTTGTGAAAAAATGGCGAGCATTTGCAATTACCGGAAGTCGTTACCCTCAAAAGGCGTTACGggttttgcttttattttttcgttgtttttttttctatgggGAATCTTTTCCGCAAAGTAgtgggaaaaagtatacttttttgatGGGGGGAAGCCGCAgatattcggcggtaaaaagtgcaaatCAAGGGCCCTGactatttttattgaaaaaacagTCAGTTACTTATTTTTCAGGAATGTTGTACTTGTAAGACCACTGTCAAGGGGCATTTTTAAATGGCCTTATGGTGAGCTATCGTGGTCATTCTATGCAGTGTTCTCTGAAAGCACCTGTGCTGCCGAAGATTTCACCGGTTACAAACGATCTTTGCGCCAGCCACTTTTTctcaaaatatcaattaaaccaaAGGGATTAAACTCCCATTTTAATTCTAAGTTGATGGCtcctttgaaaatataactggctactccaATTTTTATGGAGAACACTGGTTCTATGTGTGGTGTCTGCCATTAAATTTTACTTTGTAACCATTCAGAggcaacatttttcatcaaatcAGAATGTTTACCTTCACAAAAAACAGGCCAATTTGATTCTGGGTCGCATGCATCTAGGTTAccagatcaaatcttagaaaacccaGTCAAATCAAATACATAAGATTAAGAATAAGGTTTGTCTGGTACAATTTTCCCCATTTGCTTTTCATAAGCCTGGATTCTTGTTCTCCATTGCAGAGattgaagaaaacaaaaaaaacagaaGAGGACAAGATTGAGTACAGTCTTCGAGAGAGGAGTGCAGCCAGCTGCATGAACCTGGAACCTCCCGACGATGACCATTTTCTCTGTAAGCCAATAcatcaaaaataatgttttgagtGGGGAATGTTTATCTTCCTCTTGCaaggaaaacaaattaaaaaacttgaaaaggcaAGGGATTCTGATGTTTTAAGATTAGCAAGATAAACTAAAATAGCCTGTTTTCCTGTCTATTCGTCCACCTAAGAGGTTGAACGCGCGCATGCTCCTTACATGTTGATATGGATGAATGAAACTATTACACAAAGTTCAAGCAATATCTTATCTAtaagtttaaacaacaaaaacttgTCGATAACTTCGGTAACACAACTTATTTACTTACGAAAAGGTTGCTGTCGACAAATCAGAATCATCCAAACGTTTCCTATGTATTCGTTCACATCATTCGatgacgtcacgcgcacacaaTTTGAGGCCTCGGAAGGGGAAACACAGATCGGTGAATTGCACTATGACTGAGACATAAAAGATGAGCCCTTTCGCCACGAGAATATATTACATATGCCGTCCGAAATTATATTTCCTGtcattaatcataaaataaacacaaataacaactgtagaaataagatacacatctaaacaacaataaactttgtaatattaacaacaacaaaaagataAAGTTTGTCTTTCGAAGTTTAAATTATGCAGTGCATGCACCGAAAAGCATCTCCCCTCCTCAAGACTCTTTTCTTGTCACAGAAAGCAAGGTGAACCCAATGTCCGCACTCATCACACTGTGCCCagtttactattttaataaacaaattttcGTCAGCTCTGCGAGGATAAAAAAGTCCACATACGCAGCAGACCTCGCTTTCCCCTTCTGAATCAGTTGAGTTGTCGCTGTCATTTATGTGAATGTCATTTACGTGAATGACATTTAACCCACTTGTAGAGGGCTGTGGACTTTTTGTGAGCTGCGGAAACGCTGGGGTCACGTCAACCTTTTGGGAGGAATACAAGTCTACTTCTTCAATGTACTGCTCGCTCGTGATTTCTTTACCACCAGGGTTTGGTTTAGAAAGTTTTTTTCTCTTATTCATGCAGTTACATTTCTTATTTGTTTGcacagttgttttatttttttgtagatAAGCATCGATTGCTTCTTTTCCTGAACAAAGTGCATTTATCTTTTGAAGCGGTGTCTCGTCTCTAAATGCTTCACACGGGTATAATTGGTTCTGTGAAATTGCTGTCTTGTCAAGTGGGTATATTCCTGTTTTCTTAAAGGCAGACACAATGTTCCACGGACTCATAGCCTTTAGATACGCTTGACAGGCGATGGCAGCTATATCGTACTAAGTTACGATTTTACCCATGTTTGTTTTCATGTACGCGGAACATTCGCTGTAATAAAACCGCTTGAATGGCCCGAACACTGCGACATCAAGAGGTTGTAAAACATGTGAAGTGTGCGCCGgcaatacaaatatgtgtatgttgttggTAAGCGCCCATTGGATCAACTCGGATGATGTATGAGTTGTATGCCCATCAAGTATAAGTAGGACGGGTTGGTTCTCGTGGTCCCGTTTTACATGTTTTAGAAAATGGATTTTTAGGTAATCCTGAAAAACTGTTGTCGTTGACCACCCGGAATCGGACATAGCATAACCGGCCCCAGCAGATGCACCTTGCATTAAGTCTTCGTTGAATCTTTTACCTGttaaattataacatattatttagattTAAGTCCGAAACATATCGGTAGTATTGATCGAAAAAGACGTAATATCATTTGGTCACTATCAATTTATCGTTTTAAATGAGATTACATATTGAGTTTCTCTTTCTTTCACAGTGTTTTTTTACTTATAAAGTCATGTTCGTAATAAAAATAGTTTGACGtaaaattgtataaactatggttAATGGCAAAGATATTCGATATTCGTTTTTATACCTCACCTTTAAAAACAAAGTAGGGAGGTATGTTGCTTCCAGCTGCGTTGGCACATGCTATGAGGGTCGTCGTTGCTGATCGTGGGGACGTTACTGAATGTGGTTTTTCATTGGAAGGGGCAATAATATTTGGCGGTCTGTGCTCTGGACTTATGCCAGTCTCGTCCATATTAAATATCAGGTCTGGCCTGTTTTCAAGATGTAGGGTGTCAATGGTATTCTTAAGATTGTGAAAGTATGTCTGAACGGCCTCTGGGGTTGTATTTTTCGCTCTGTTGGAATCCAGAGCAGATGGCTTTAGTGTTGAAAGCCTTTCTCTCCAACGTCCCAAGAAACCATAAAGCCAACAGTTACTTAGGGGTTTGTCTCTTTTCCTTCTTCCAAGCTTGAACGCCAGTTCGCCGGCAAGTTTTTTCATTTCCATATTTGAATACCCGTATCCCAATCTTGCACATTGTTCCGCATGTTCTACCAGCCCCAGTTCCTCTTCTGTCTCAAGTACGGTTTCCCTCGCAAAATCTTCAGGATCAACCTTGCCAGAGACTCTGTCCCTCAATGTCTGGTAGGGGACACCATATTCCCTCGCCGCCTTGCGCAGAGACGATCTATGATTCTTTACTTCATAGTAAGCCTTTAGAATGTTATCTTTTGTATAGTTTCTATACTTGCCATGATATCTGGATGGAGTGGGCTTTTGAACGAAAGAAATTATTAGGAATTATTGGGCTCAACAATTGTAGAATTTGCAAAAAGATAAACGCCATAAcgttaattgaaaattaattgacTACGGACATCGCAGTAACCCCATTGCGGGCCTCAATTTTTGAGCTAAAGCATCTGTGTGACTTGATAAAATTACGTCATTTGATCCGGGCAATCCTAACAGCCTTGCAGACGGAAAGACAAATGTAAACACGGAGAAAAAATgtgaattatatgcatatttcatttaaaggatGACTGTTTTGGGCGAAAGGttggtttatattttgaaaaatagttaAATTGAATAGATTACTTACGTTTTTAGTTCGCATTTTTCACATATCTGGGGAGCAAAATATCTCCTGTCAAAACTTGTATAGAAACCGGGCACGCGCGACCGTTCGGATTGCGGCAAATTTCGCGTGAAGATTGTTCACGAATAGATAGGGCTGAACGAATAGATAGGAAAGAAGGCTATAGTATTTTCATCACTTACCTTATTTACCGTATCTCCTGATGTAAGAGGTATCAGATTTAA containing:
- the LOC127842549 gene encoding tigger transposable element-derived protein 6-like, encoding MRTKNPTPSRYHGKYRNYTKDNILKAYYEVKNHRSSLRKAAREYGVPYQTLRDRVSGKVDPEDFARETVLETEEELGLVEHAEQCARLGYGYSNMEMKKLAGELAFKLGRRKRDKPLSNCWLYGFLGRWRERLSTLKPSALDSNRAKNTTPEAVQTYFHNLKNTIDTLHLENRPDLIFNMDETGISPEHRPPNIIAPSNEKPHSVTSPRSATTTLIACANAAGSNIPPYFVFKGKRFNEDLMQGASAGAGYAMSDSGWSTTTVFQDYLKIHFLKHVKRDHENQPVLLILDGHTTHTSSELIQWALTNNIHIFVLPAHTSHVLQPLDVAVFGPFKRFYYSECSAYMKTNMGKIVT